From a region of the Castanea sativa cultivar Marrone di Chiusa Pesio chromosome 10, ASM4071231v1 genome:
- the LOC142614153 gene encoding putative beta-D-xylosidase 6: MVQKWPWNWNAIIVTLIFLKLLIIFKPKSLFPITSTAPSSHPFKSNPSFSCAPPHHSYPFCNTSLPIKTRAQSLVSLLTLHEKIQLLSNNASAIPRLGLSAYEWWSESLHGIASNGPGVSFSGPIRAATSFPQVLLTTASFNKSLWFLVGRAIGFEGRAMYNEGQSGLTFWAPNINIFRDPRWGRGQETSGEDPMVASAYAVEYVKGLQGEDLVGGDGGFMVSACCKHYTAYDLENWGDFRSFSFNAMVSKQDMEDTYQPPFQSCIEEGGATCLMCSYNRVNGVPSCADLDLLQRARRDWGFKGYITSDCDAVAVIYEDHKYAKAPEDAVADVIKAGMDINCGTYLSRYTQLALEQGQIQEEDINRALSNLFSVQLLLGLFNGDPSRGHFGKLGREDVCTLEHKKLAIDAARQGIVLLKNDKNLLPLKRTTITSLAIIGPSANDSSQLGGDYTGVPCNPISLFEGLQPYIKATYASGCGGTRCNSSDGFAEAIQISREADAVVVVAGLDLSQEDEGRDRTSLLLPGKQMDLISAVSSASERPIILILLGGGPIDVSFAKVNPQIGSILWIGYPGEAGGQAVAEIIFGEFNPGGRLPITWYPDSFISVPMNDMSLRPDPSRGYPGRTYRFYTGEVVYEFGYGLTYSNITYKFISVPDNITVSNTTSKSGLRKLTTHKTLDGIDYIDVNEIASCNLLKFEVQISVFNHADMDASHVIMLFGRASTSIRGAPRKTLIEFTRVHTESLNAIQVNIGIDPCKHFSIVNDDGVKILPLGNHLLMLEGLEHSISIEL, translated from the exons ATGGTCCAAAAATGGCCTTGGAATTGGAATGCAATTATTGTCACTCTGATCTTCCTCAAGCTCCTCATCATCTTCAAGCCAAAGTCACTCTTCCCAATCACCTCCACAGCTCCATCATCACACCCCTTCAAATCAAACCCAAGCTTCTCCTGTGCCCCACCACACCACTCTTACCCTTTCTGCAACACTTCCCTTCCCATCAAAACCAGAGCTCAATCCCTCGTCTCCCTCTTGACCCTCCATGAAAAGATCCAACTCCTATCCAATAACGCCTCTGCTATACCCAGACTCGGCTTATCTGCTTATGAGTGGTGGTCTGAGTCCCTCCATGGCATAGCTTCAAATGGCCCTGGTGTGTCTTTCAGTGGCCCAATAAGAGCTGCCACTTCATTCCCTCAGGTTTTGCTCACCACAGcttcttttaataaaagtttgtgGTTTTTGGTTGGGCGGGCTATTGGGTTTGAAGGCAGGGCCATGTACAATGAGGGTCAATCTGGGTTGACTTTTTGGGCacccaatataaatatattcaGGGACCCCAGGTGGGGGAGAGGGCAAGAGACCTCGGGTGAGGATCCTATGGTGGCAAGTGCTTATGCTGTTGAGTATGTAAAGGGGTTGCAGGGTGAGGATTTGGTTGGTGGGGATGGTGGCTTCATGGTTTCTGCTTGTTGCAAGCATTATACTGCTTATGATTTGGAGAATTGGGGGGATTTCCGTAGTTTTAGCTTTAACGCAATG GTCTCCAAGCAGGATATGGAGGATACTTACCAGCCTCCATTTCAGAGCTGCATTGAAGAAGGCGGAGCTACTTGTTTGATGTGCTCATATAATCGAGTCAACGGAGTGCCTTCATGTGCAGATCTTGATCTCCTGCAGAGAGCTCGAAGGGATTGGGGCTTCAAAGG ATACATTACGTCAGACTGTGATGCAGTTGCTGTAATTTATGAAGATCATAAATATGCAAAGGCTCCTGAAGATGCAGTTGCTGATGTTATTAAAGCAG GAATGGACATAAATTGCGGTACATATTTATCGCGGTATACCCAGTTGGCACTTGAGCAAGGACAGATTCAGGAGGAGGACATAAACCGAGCtctttcaaatttgttttcAGTCCAACTTCTTCTTGGCCTTTTCAATGGAGACCCTAGTAGGGGACACTTTGGAAAATTGGGAAGGGAAGATGTATGTACTCTGGAACACAAGAAATTGGCAATAGATGCAGCAAGGCAGGGAATTGTGCTTTTAAAGAATGATAAGAATTTGCTGCCATTAAAGCGAACGACTATCACCTCCCTGGCCATTATTGGGCCTTCAGCAAATGATTCCAGTCAACTGGGTGGTGACTACACAG GTGTACCATGCAATCCAATTAGCCTTTTTGAGGGACTACAACCTtacatcaaagcaacctatGCTAGTGGTTGTGGTGGCACACGATGTAATTCCAGTGATGGGTTTGCAGAAGCCATTCAAATTTCCAGGGAAGCTGATGCAGTAGTTGTGGTTGCTGGGCTTGATCTTTCCCAAGAAGATGAAGGACGTGACAGGACAAGCCTTCTCTTGCCGGGTAAACAGATGGATCTCATCTCTGCAGTGTCTTCTGCAAGTGAAAGGCCTATTATTTTGATCCTACTTGGTGGTGGACCAATTGATGTATCCTTTGCCAAAGTAAACCCACAAATTGGAAGCATCCTCTGGATAGGATACCCAGGCGAGGCTGGTGGGCAAGCGGTAGCAGAAATTATCTTTGGAGAGTTTAATCCAG GTGGACGTTTGCCAATTACTTGGTATCCTGACTCATTTATCAGTGTGCCCATGAATGACATGAGCTTGCGGCCTGACCCTTCGCGAGGCTATCCAGGACGAACTTATAGGTTCTATACTGGAGAGGTGGTATATGAATTTGGATATGGGTTGACATATTCcaatattacatataaatttatatcaGTGCCAGACAATATAACGGTATCGAATACTACTAGCAAGTCTGGTCTACGTAAATTAACTACTCACAAGACATTAGATGGGATTGATTATATTGATGTCAATGAGATAGCATCTTGCAATCTCTTAAAATTTGAAGTGCAGATTTCAGTGTTCAACCATGCGGATATGGATGCGAGCCACGTGATAATGTTATTTGGCCGAGCATCCACTTCAATTAGAGGAGCCCCACGGAAAACTTTGATTGAATTTACCCGTGTACATACAGAATCTTTGAACGCTATTCAAGTAAACATTGGAATTGACCCATGCAAGCATTTTAGCATTGTGAATGATGATGGAGTAAAGATACTACCCTTGGGAAATCATCTTCTTATGTTGGAAGGGTTGGAGCATTCTATATCCATTGAATTGTAA
- the LOC142611690 gene encoding uncharacterized protein LOC142611690 isoform X1, producing the protein MVKAVVGEETQLKLIEDRLIQSRLPVQVGLVIGKLSSPLDRGFVFDLIPTPPNDAREPACSLVETTAKDDKKKGPKSKSQASADSSSSSSSSSSLFIDNDWVAEHARQVARMLVGGMKVIGIYIWVSDTVFKNSTITLCQLLQTVKGVAEAAPLLENDREERLLIHICYSPMRWTCRNCTWTSNITSSSLRPCDFKMGRVITSLQTFKCNYNFNLRLPICQESASNIQTLSDVLRQGISHHAKELKDARAVIDGNLVVSDEPSTSDGVHEVELLLPFMKDTYAEACSRKDVLGVLLFKGSVCSFAYLNSKEPISQAVADIKRDIISSLQSRLDIICDEAYGDMGQTEDVSQEASDGISTDKPVPQLVLQLLRKECRLSFPRRVFVPWLAGTYICDYLQPSETLEVLKDHCVELMSMEAPSDASTILELEKEAPSLVTKPFWDVAIPFNSASCSPLEKNGIDTKEESGKKSTKSNNLNIVGAILFLLLSIVVGLGLYVVRGSKT; encoded by the exons ATGGTGAAAGCGGTGGTTGGAGAAGAAACCCAACTCAAATTGATCGAAGATCGTCTCATCCAATCGCGACTCCCCGTTCAG GTGGGTCTGGTAATAGGCAAGCTGAGCTCGCCACTAGACCGAGGTTTCGTCTTCGATTTGATCCCAACTCCACCAAACGATGCCAGAGAGCCCGCGTGTTCGCTCGTCGAGACTACCGCCAAAGACGACAAGAAAAAGGGACCCAAATCCAAATCTCAGGCCTCAGcagattcttcttcttcttcttcttcttcctcctctttGTTCATCGATAACGATTGGGTCGCCGAACACGCTcgtcag GTGGCTAGAATGTTAGTTGGGGGCATGAAAGTTATTGGTATCTATATATGGGTTAGCGATActgttttcaaaaattcaaccaTAACGCTTTGTCAG CTCTTGCAGACTGTAAAGGGAGTTGCAGAAGCAGCACCCCTGTTGGAGAATGATCGGGAGGAAAGACTGCTCATTCACATTTGTTACAGTCCAATGAG GTGGACGTGTCGAAATTGCACATGGACTTCAAATATTACATCAAGTAGCCTGCGACCATGTGATTTCAAGATGGGAAGGGTCATAACTTCCCTTCAGACCTTCAAGTGCAACTACAATTTTAACCTTAG ATTGCCCATATGTCAAGAGAGTGCATCAAACATTCAAACATTAAGTGACGTTCTTCGTCAGGGAATTTCTCATCATGCTAAAGAGCTAAAAGATGCAAGGGCAGTTATTGATGGTAATTTG GTTGTTAGTGATGAACCAAGCACATCAGATGGTGTGCATGAAGTTGAATTGCTTCTACCATTCATGAAAGATACATATGCAGAAG CATGCAGCCGAAAAGATGTTCTTGGTGTTCTTCTTTTCAAGGGATCTGTCTGTTCTTTTGCATACTTGAATTCAAAGGAACCAATTTCACAAGCTGTGGCCGATATAAAG AGGGATATCATCAGTAGTCTGCAAAGTAGATTAGATATCATCTGTGATGAGGCATATGGAGATATGGGTCAGACAGAAGATGTTAGTCAGGAAGCAAGTGATGGGATATCGACTGATAAACCTGTTCCCCAACTCGTCCTGCAATTATTAAG AAAAGAATGCCGTCTGTCATTTCCTCGAAGAGTATTTGTTCCGTGGTTGGCAGGCACATACATATGTGACTACCTACAGCCATCTGAGACTCTCGAG GTTCTAAAAGATCACTGTGTTGAGTTGATGTCCATGGAAGCTCCAAGTGATGCCTCAACAATCTTGGAACTGGAAAAAGAAGCCCCATCGCTTGTCACCAAGCCCTTCTGGGATGTGGCAATCCCCTTCAATTCAGCATCTTGCTCTCCCTTGGAAAAAAATGGAATTGACACAAAAGAGGAAAGTGGgaaaaaatctaccaagtccaacAATCTCAACATCGTGGGTGCTATTCTCTTCCTGCTTCTCTCTATCGTAGTGGGGTTAGGGCTCTATGTTGTTAGGGGATCAAAAACATAG
- the LOC142611690 gene encoding uncharacterized protein LOC142611690 isoform X2: protein MVKAVVGEETQLKLIEDRLIQSRLPVQVGLVIGKLSSPLDRGFVFDLIPTPPNDAREPACSLVETTAKDDKKKGPKSKSQASADSSSSSSSSSSLFIDNDWVAEHARQVARMLVGGMKVIGIYIWVSDTVFKNSTITLCQTVKGVAEAAPLLENDREERLLIHICYSPMRWTCRNCTWTSNITSSSLRPCDFKMGRVITSLQTFKCNYNFNLRLPICQESASNIQTLSDVLRQGISHHAKELKDARAVIDGNLVVSDEPSTSDGVHEVELLLPFMKDTYAEACSRKDVLGVLLFKGSVCSFAYLNSKEPISQAVADIKRDIISSLQSRLDIICDEAYGDMGQTEDVSQEASDGISTDKPVPQLVLQLLRKECRLSFPRRVFVPWLAGTYICDYLQPSETLEVLKDHCVELMSMEAPSDASTILELEKEAPSLVTKPFWDVAIPFNSASCSPLEKNGIDTKEESGKKSTKSNNLNIVGAILFLLLSIVVGLGLYVVRGSKT from the exons ATGGTGAAAGCGGTGGTTGGAGAAGAAACCCAACTCAAATTGATCGAAGATCGTCTCATCCAATCGCGACTCCCCGTTCAG GTGGGTCTGGTAATAGGCAAGCTGAGCTCGCCACTAGACCGAGGTTTCGTCTTCGATTTGATCCCAACTCCACCAAACGATGCCAGAGAGCCCGCGTGTTCGCTCGTCGAGACTACCGCCAAAGACGACAAGAAAAAGGGACCCAAATCCAAATCTCAGGCCTCAGcagattcttcttcttcttcttcttcttcctcctctttGTTCATCGATAACGATTGGGTCGCCGAACACGCTcgtcag GTGGCTAGAATGTTAGTTGGGGGCATGAAAGTTATTGGTATCTATATATGGGTTAGCGATActgttttcaaaaattcaaccaTAACGCTTTGTCAG ACTGTAAAGGGAGTTGCAGAAGCAGCACCCCTGTTGGAGAATGATCGGGAGGAAAGACTGCTCATTCACATTTGTTACAGTCCAATGAG GTGGACGTGTCGAAATTGCACATGGACTTCAAATATTACATCAAGTAGCCTGCGACCATGTGATTTCAAGATGGGAAGGGTCATAACTTCCCTTCAGACCTTCAAGTGCAACTACAATTTTAACCTTAG ATTGCCCATATGTCAAGAGAGTGCATCAAACATTCAAACATTAAGTGACGTTCTTCGTCAGGGAATTTCTCATCATGCTAAAGAGCTAAAAGATGCAAGGGCAGTTATTGATGGTAATTTG GTTGTTAGTGATGAACCAAGCACATCAGATGGTGTGCATGAAGTTGAATTGCTTCTACCATTCATGAAAGATACATATGCAGAAG CATGCAGCCGAAAAGATGTTCTTGGTGTTCTTCTTTTCAAGGGATCTGTCTGTTCTTTTGCATACTTGAATTCAAAGGAACCAATTTCACAAGCTGTGGCCGATATAAAG AGGGATATCATCAGTAGTCTGCAAAGTAGATTAGATATCATCTGTGATGAGGCATATGGAGATATGGGTCAGACAGAAGATGTTAGTCAGGAAGCAAGTGATGGGATATCGACTGATAAACCTGTTCCCCAACTCGTCCTGCAATTATTAAG AAAAGAATGCCGTCTGTCATTTCCTCGAAGAGTATTTGTTCCGTGGTTGGCAGGCACATACATATGTGACTACCTACAGCCATCTGAGACTCTCGAG GTTCTAAAAGATCACTGTGTTGAGTTGATGTCCATGGAAGCTCCAAGTGATGCCTCAACAATCTTGGAACTGGAAAAAGAAGCCCCATCGCTTGTCACCAAGCCCTTCTGGGATGTGGCAATCCCCTTCAATTCAGCATCTTGCTCTCCCTTGGAAAAAAATGGAATTGACACAAAAGAGGAAAGTGGgaaaaaatctaccaagtccaacAATCTCAACATCGTGGGTGCTATTCTCTTCCTGCTTCTCTCTATCGTAGTGGGGTTAGGGCTCTATGTTGTTAGGGGATCAAAAACATAG